From the Chloroflexus aurantiacus J-10-fl genome, one window contains:
- the rpoC gene encoding DNA-directed RNA polymerase subunit beta', producing the protein MLEINDFNAIRISLASPEDIRSWSHGEVTKPETINYRTLKPERDGLFCERIFGPTKDWECFCGKYKRVRYKGVVCDKCGVEVTRSKVRRERMGHINLASPVSHIWFVKGTPSRLGLLLDISPRNLERVLYFASYIIVEVKEDMLQVAREMIQEEYAARRQKIQKQAEEKRIELSTQLTQDLGGMETAQRSTQRQIEEEYRRLRDEIASEAEQLRERLEELSGTLADEDILFRGVTVVEEGEPINENTLDQLDELVEQELEVLEERRRRDLADAELLTDAERERKAYEATQEQERLQERLQRELDHLMREEKEKLEQLDTLKVGRIITETEYRQLRDIAPGVFRADMGAGAVRELIEKTVNLDKLAEELQAEIQSSQGQRRKKATKRLRVVEAFRKSGNRPEWMILTVLPVIPPDLRPMVQLDGGRFATSDLNDLYRRVINRNNRLKRLIELNAPEIIVRNEKRMLQEAVDALIDNGRRGRAVSGKGKHRLKSLSDMLKGKQGRFRQNLLGKRVDYSGRSVIVVGPNLQLHQCGLPKKMALELFKPFVMRRLVERGVAHNIKNAKRAVERVRPEVWDALEEVIKDYLVLLNRAPSLHRLSIQAFEAKLIEGSAIQLHPLVCAAFNADFDGDQMAVHVPLSRKAQEEARTRMLSKYNLLSPAHGEPIITPSQDIVLGCYYLTMVRDGAKGSGKRFSSIDEAMLAYEKHLLDIQAPIWIRMTGTLSGKSDRPVRELPLAADGTPRMLIETTIGRILLNNELQPPLRFRNRLIDKKGLKEIIADCYQYYTNLRNLSEDQLNEVRASHGNKHVQELARIYGSEMTAQQADRIKALGFRYATLGGMTIGIEDIEVPAKKYDIVREAEQLVADVEKQFRRGLITEEERYQEVVRIWQEATKQTIQAVKENLNPFGPVAMMSTSGARGNINQISQMAGMRGLMSDPTGRIIELPIKANFREGLSVLDYFVSTHGVRKGLADTALRTADAGYLTRRLVDVAQDVIITIEDCGTEEGLWLHGADDDELMEKLQVRMLGRILAAPIYHKETGELIADRNTEIDEELATAILASGQESVFVRSPLSCQAEHGLCRLCYGRNLATGKLVEIGEAVGIIAAQSIGEPGTQLTLRTFHTGGVASADDITQGLPRVQEIFEARVPKGKALLAEIDGVVQIVRDEEGVRTIRIVSTDVYTDEYPLGRGFSPTINHESEVYEGQVIAEGPGGAQIVTRLTGKAFIQGDRIIVSQEDHQERELVVPHNARIRVENGERVMAGQQLTDGSANPQELLELQGREAVQRYLVNEAQKVYRSQGVNINDKHIEVIVRQMLRRVRIEDPGDTGLLPGELIDSAEFRRLNNDIVSQGGDPATAATMLLGITKASLNTDSFLAAASFQETTRVLTDAAIQGKVDYLRGLKENVVIGKLIPAGTGIEKRIERPHEDLIGEMARMLEESQQAEEAPAETRRATPLPTPNGNKAPESDNDALLRARLEELLSGDGDNDQSDAEEEDNDLPAF; encoded by the coding sequence ATGCTGGAAATTAACGACTTCAACGCCATTCGGATTAGCCTCGCCTCACCCGAAGACATCCGATCGTGGTCGCACGGCGAAGTCACGAAGCCTGAAACTATCAACTATCGCACGCTCAAACCTGAACGTGATGGTTTGTTCTGCGAACGCATTTTCGGCCCAACCAAGGACTGGGAATGCTTCTGTGGTAAGTACAAACGTGTGCGCTACAAAGGTGTGGTCTGCGACAAATGTGGTGTCGAAGTTACTCGCTCGAAGGTACGCCGCGAGCGTATGGGCCACATCAACCTGGCCTCACCGGTCAGCCATATCTGGTTCGTCAAAGGAACGCCGTCACGGCTTGGTCTTTTACTCGACATCTCGCCACGCAACCTTGAGCGCGTGCTCTACTTCGCTTCGTACATCATTGTCGAAGTGAAAGAAGATATGCTCCAGGTTGCCCGTGAGATGATCCAGGAAGAGTATGCCGCTCGTCGCCAGAAGATACAGAAGCAGGCTGAGGAGAAGCGCATCGAGCTAAGCACTCAGTTGACGCAAGACCTTGGCGGGATGGAGACGGCCCAACGGAGCACCCAGCGCCAGATTGAAGAAGAGTATCGCCGTCTGCGTGATGAGATCGCCAGCGAGGCCGAACAACTCCGTGAGCGGTTAGAGGAACTCAGTGGTACGCTGGCCGATGAGGATATTCTCTTCCGTGGCGTCACCGTCGTTGAAGAGGGTGAACCGATCAACGAAAACACCCTTGACCAGCTCGACGAGCTGGTTGAGCAGGAGCTTGAGGTGCTCGAAGAGCGGCGCCGGCGCGATCTGGCCGATGCTGAGTTGCTCACCGATGCCGAGCGTGAGCGCAAAGCCTACGAGGCGACCCAGGAGCAAGAGCGACTGCAAGAGCGACTCCAGCGCGAACTCGATCATCTCATGCGCGAGGAGAAGGAGAAGCTCGAACAACTTGACACGCTCAAAGTTGGACGGATTATCACCGAAACTGAGTATCGCCAGTTGCGCGACATCGCTCCCGGTGTCTTCCGCGCCGATATGGGTGCCGGTGCGGTGCGGGAATTGATCGAAAAGACGGTCAATCTCGACAAACTGGCCGAAGAATTGCAGGCCGAGATTCAGTCCTCGCAGGGACAACGGCGGAAGAAGGCTACCAAGCGTCTGCGCGTGGTGGAGGCGTTCCGCAAGAGTGGTAATCGTCCCGAATGGATGATCCTTACCGTGCTGCCGGTGATTCCGCCCGATCTGCGCCCGATGGTGCAGCTCGACGGTGGCCGCTTTGCGACCAGCGATCTGAACGATCTCTATCGCCGGGTGATCAACCGGAATAACCGCTTGAAGCGCCTGATTGAACTCAACGCGCCGGAAATCATCGTGCGCAACGAGAAGCGCATGCTGCAAGAGGCGGTTGATGCGCTGATTGATAATGGTCGTCGCGGTCGGGCCGTGAGCGGTAAAGGCAAGCACCGCCTGAAGAGCCTGAGCGATATGCTCAAGGGTAAGCAGGGTCGCTTCCGCCAGAACCTGCTCGGTAAGCGCGTTGACTATTCGGGCCGCTCGGTGATCGTGGTCGGGCCGAACCTGCAACTACACCAGTGTGGTCTGCCCAAGAAGATGGCGCTTGAGCTGTTTAAGCCCTTTGTGATGCGCCGCCTTGTCGAGCGTGGCGTAGCTCATAATATCAAGAACGCCAAGCGCGCTGTCGAGCGTGTGCGCCCCGAAGTGTGGGACGCCCTCGAAGAGGTGATTAAAGACTATCTGGTGCTGCTCAATCGTGCACCATCGCTGCACCGGCTCTCAATTCAAGCGTTCGAGGCCAAACTGATCGAAGGATCGGCCATTCAGCTCCATCCGCTCGTCTGTGCCGCCTTCAACGCTGACTTCGACGGTGACCAGATGGCGGTACACGTACCGCTGTCGCGCAAAGCTCAGGAAGAGGCGCGCACGCGGATGCTGAGCAAGTATAACCTGCTTAGCCCGGCCCACGGTGAACCGATCATCACCCCCTCGCAAGACATCGTGTTAGGGTGCTACTACCTGACCATGGTGCGTGACGGTGCAAAGGGATCGGGGAAGCGCTTCTCCTCCATCGACGAGGCGATGCTGGCTTACGAGAAGCATCTACTCGACATCCAGGCCCCGATCTGGATTCGGATGACCGGAACGCTGTCGGGTAAGAGTGATCGCCCGGTGCGCGAGCTACCCCTGGCTGCTGACGGCACGCCGCGCATGCTGATCGAAACCACGATTGGGCGTATTCTGCTCAATAATGAATTGCAACCGCCATTGCGTTTCCGCAACCGCCTGATCGACAAGAAAGGGCTGAAGGAGATCATCGCCGATTGCTATCAGTACTACACCAATCTGCGCAATCTGAGCGAAGATCAGCTCAATGAAGTACGGGCTTCCCACGGCAACAAGCACGTGCAGGAACTGGCCCGTATCTACGGCTCGGAGATGACTGCTCAGCAGGCCGACCGCATCAAGGCGCTCGGTTTCCGCTATGCTACGTTGGGCGGTATGACGATTGGTATCGAAGATATTGAAGTACCGGCCAAGAAATACGATATCGTTCGTGAAGCCGAGCAGTTGGTGGCCGATGTTGAAAAGCAGTTCCGTCGCGGTCTGATTACCGAAGAGGAACGGTATCAAGAGGTTGTGCGTATCTGGCAAGAGGCTACCAAGCAGACCATTCAGGCGGTTAAGGAAAACCTCAATCCCTTTGGCCCGGTGGCGATGATGTCCACCTCCGGCGCTCGTGGTAACATCAACCAGATCTCGCAGATGGCCGGTATGCGTGGCCTGATGTCAGACCCGACCGGTCGGATTATCGAGCTGCCGATTAAAGCCAACTTCCGCGAAGGCCTCTCGGTGCTCGACTACTTCGTCTCGACCCACGGTGTTCGCAAAGGTCTGGCCGACACCGCACTCCGTACCGCTGACGCCGGTTATCTGACCCGCCGATTGGTTGATGTGGCCCAGGATGTCATCATCACCATCGAAGACTGTGGTACCGAAGAGGGATTGTGGCTCCACGGTGCCGATGATGATGAGCTGATGGAGAAGCTCCAGGTACGCATGTTGGGTCGTATCCTGGCCGCGCCGATCTATCACAAAGAGACTGGTGAACTGATTGCCGACCGCAACACCGAGATCGACGAAGAGCTGGCTACTGCTATTCTGGCCAGCGGTCAGGAGTCGGTCTTCGTTCGCTCACCGCTCAGTTGTCAGGCCGAACATGGTCTCTGCCGGCTGTGCTACGGGCGCAACCTGGCAACCGGCAAGCTGGTCGAGATCGGCGAAGCAGTTGGGATTATTGCTGCCCAGTCGATTGGTGAGCCGGGCACCCAGCTTACGCTGCGCACCTTCCACACCGGTGGTGTTGCGTCAGCCGACGACATCACGCAGGGTCTGCCGCGTGTGCAGGAGATTTTCGAGGCCAGAGTACCGAAGGGCAAAGCACTCCTGGCCGAGATTGACGGTGTCGTCCAGATTGTGCGTGACGAAGAGGGTGTCCGTACCATTCGCATCGTCTCAACCGATGTTTACACCGATGAATACCCGCTTGGTCGCGGCTTCAGCCCAACCATCAACCACGAGAGCGAGGTGTATGAAGGGCAGGTTATCGCCGAAGGGCCGGGTGGTGCTCAGATCGTAACCCGTCTGACCGGCAAAGCCTTCATTCAAGGCGACCGGATCATCGTCAGCCAGGAAGATCACCAGGAACGTGAACTGGTGGTACCGCACAATGCCCGCATCCGGGTAGAAAACGGTGAGCGGGTGATGGCCGGTCAGCAACTAACCGACGGTAGTGCGAATCCGCAAGAGCTGCTCGAACTGCAAGGCCGCGAGGCGGTGCAGCGCTATCTGGTCAATGAAGCGCAAAAGGTCTACCGCTCACAAGGCGTTAACATCAACGACAAACACATCGAGGTCATTGTACGGCAGATGTTGCGCCGGGTGCGGATTGAAGACCCAGGCGATACCGGTCTCTTGCCGGGTGAGCTGATCGATAGCGCCGAGTTCCGCCGTCTCAACAACGACATTGTCAGCCAGGGTGGCGATCCGGCAACTGCGGCGACGATGCTGCTCGGTATCACCAAAGCCTCGCTCAACACCGACAGCTTCCTGGCTGCCGCCTCCTTCCAGGAGACAACGCGAGTGCTGACCGATGCCGCCATTCAGGGTAAGGTTGACTACCTGCGTGGTCTGAAGGAGAATGTCGTCATCGGGAAACTCATTCCTGCCGGTACCGGGATCGAGAAGCGGATCGAACGTCCGCACGAGGATCTGATCGGCGAGATGGCTCGCATGCTCGAAGAATCGCAGCAGGCGGAAGAAGCCCCCGCCGAGACCCGGCGAGCGACACCATTGCCGACGCCAAATGGGAACAAAGCCCCAGAAAGCGACAACGACGCACTCTTACGGGCACGACTGGAAGAGTTGCTGAGTGGTGATGGCGATAACGATCAGAGTGATGCTGAGGAAGAAGATAACGACTTGCCGGCATTCTAG
- a CDS encoding DNA-directed RNA polymerase subunit beta: MPPLIESVVLQPLIAPIDPGADGRRSRRIERRSFARIKDAIDLPLLIETQLKSFEWFKREGLRELFDEISPITDFTGKNLELHFRDYTFGEPRYDEFECRERDLTYAAPLRVRVELRILTTGEIKESEIFLGDFPIMTDNGTFVYNGAERVVVSQLIRSPGVYFKDEKEPTSGRSLHTAKLIPNRGAWLEFETNKRDVISVKVDRKRKIPVTILLRAITAWIAEENGNGRWVPDNELDKFGHNDQIIELFRHVDTVPEHPYIHATLDKDPSRNAKEALLELYKRLRPGDPPTLENARSLIESLLFSPRRYDLAKVGRYKLNKNLWERDVRRDGAKAPDLSVRVLLPRDIFRIVEQLILLNNGHGRPDDIDHLGNRRVRTVGELIQQQFRVGLLRLERVVKERMSLQDPASATPNGLINIRPVVAAMREFFGGSQLSQFMDQTNPLAELTNKRRLSALGPGGLSRDRAGFEVRDVHHSHYGRICPVETPEGPNIGLIGTMSTFARVNEMGFLETPYRKVYNSVDNVQVWKEKGILLRDVRDLRTGDLIAAKGTRVNDEIARQITIGLLRGQILREDIVDPDTDELIAEAGTEINRALAERIVELPIKHIKIRPVVSQEVDYLSADEEDRFVIVQANAPLDQHNRFLDTIVSCRFGEDFVSERVERVDYMDVSPKQVVSVSTSLIPFLEHDDANRALMGSNMQRQAVPLLRPDAPIVGTGMEYRAARDSGQVIVARRDGVVVSTTSERIVIEEDDGNQTEYRLRKFMRSNQDTCINQRPAVVRGQRVKAGDVIADSSSTDQGELALGQNVLVAYMPWEGGNFEDAILVSERLVREDIFTSIHIEKYEVEARDTKLGPEEITRDIPNVGQESLRNLDERGIIYIGAEVQPNDILVGKITPKGETDLTAEERLLRAIFGEKAREVKDSSLRVPNGVRGKVIDVKVFSRSEGAELPVGVNQTVRVLLCQKRKISAGDKMAGRHGNKGVVSRVLPIEDMPFLPDGRPVDIILNPIGVPSRMNIGQILETHLGWAAARLGFRVATPVFDGAHEDQIKDLLVQAGLPADGKVTLYDGRTGERFDNPVTVGYAYMLKLAHLVEDKIHARSTGPYSLVTQQPLGGKAQFGGQRFGEMEVWALEAYGAAYTLQEMLTVKSDDVVGRVKTYEAIVKGEPIQEAGVPESFKVLIKELQSLGLSVEVLSADEKPVELSDDLDSDIGALEGINLSGMERGEF; encoded by the coding sequence ATGCCCCCGTTGATTGAGAGCGTGGTTCTTCAGCCATTGATCGCCCCGATCGACCCGGGCGCCGATGGGCGTCGGTCGCGCCGGATTGAACGCCGCTCCTTCGCCCGGATCAAGGATGCTATCGATCTGCCGTTACTGATTGAAACTCAGCTCAAGAGTTTTGAGTGGTTCAAGCGAGAGGGGCTGCGCGAACTCTTTGATGAGATTTCGCCTATCACCGACTTTACCGGCAAAAATCTTGAACTCCACTTCCGCGATTATACCTTTGGTGAGCCGCGCTACGATGAGTTCGAGTGTCGTGAACGCGATTTGACCTACGCCGCTCCGCTGCGCGTGCGGGTTGAATTGCGTATCCTGACCACCGGTGAGATTAAAGAGTCGGAGATCTTTCTTGGTGATTTCCCGATCATGACCGATAACGGTACCTTTGTCTACAATGGTGCTGAACGGGTCGTGGTCTCACAGTTGATCCGCTCTCCCGGCGTCTATTTCAAAGATGAGAAGGAACCAACCAGTGGTCGCTCGCTTCACACTGCCAAGCTGATCCCCAATCGTGGTGCCTGGCTCGAATTTGAGACCAATAAGCGCGATGTGATCAGCGTTAAGGTCGATCGCAAGCGTAAGATTCCCGTGACCATCCTGCTGCGTGCAATTACCGCCTGGATTGCCGAGGAGAATGGGAATGGACGCTGGGTGCCGGATAATGAACTCGATAAGTTCGGTCACAATGACCAGATTATCGAGTTGTTCCGTCACGTCGATACAGTGCCAGAGCACCCATACATCCATGCCACGCTCGATAAAGACCCTTCGCGCAATGCCAAGGAAGCTTTGCTCGAATTGTACAAGCGGCTCCGTCCCGGCGATCCGCCTACGCTTGAGAATGCCCGCTCGCTGATCGAGTCACTGCTCTTCAGCCCTCGCCGCTACGATCTGGCAAAGGTGGGGCGCTACAAGCTGAATAAGAATCTCTGGGAACGTGATGTCCGTCGCGATGGTGCCAAAGCACCCGATTTGAGTGTGCGGGTGTTGTTGCCACGTGACATCTTCCGCATTGTCGAGCAGCTCATTCTGCTTAACAATGGTCATGGGCGGCCCGATGATATTGACCATCTCGGCAACCGGCGCGTGCGCACGGTCGGTGAACTGATCCAACAGCAGTTCCGGGTTGGTTTGCTGCGCCTTGAGCGTGTTGTCAAGGAACGCATGTCGTTGCAAGACCCGGCAAGCGCAACGCCGAATGGTCTGATCAATATTCGCCCGGTCGTTGCGGCAATGCGCGAATTCTTCGGTGGCTCGCAGTTGAGCCAGTTTATGGATCAGACCAATCCGCTCGCCGAGTTGACCAACAAGCGCCGTTTGTCGGCACTTGGCCCCGGCGGTCTCTCGCGTGATCGAGCCGGTTTTGAAGTGCGTGACGTGCACCACTCGCACTATGGCCGCATCTGTCCGGTTGAGACACCGGAAGGTCCGAACATCGGTCTGATCGGCACGATGTCTACCTTCGCCCGCGTCAACGAGATGGGCTTTCTCGAAACACCGTACCGCAAGGTGTACAACAGTGTAGATAATGTCCAGGTCTGGAAAGAAAAGGGTATTCTGCTGCGCGACGTGCGTGATCTGCGCACCGGCGACCTAATTGCCGCCAAGGGCACCCGGGTGAACGATGAGATCGCTCGCCAGATTACGATTGGCCTGCTGCGCGGTCAGATTCTGCGTGAAGACATCGTCGATCCCGATACTGATGAGCTGATTGCCGAGGCAGGTACCGAGATCAACCGTGCGCTGGCTGAACGGATTGTTGAGCTGCCGATCAAGCATATCAAGATCCGCCCGGTTGTTTCGCAAGAGGTCGATTACCTGAGTGCCGATGAAGAGGACCGTTTCGTCATCGTGCAGGCGAACGCGCCCCTCGACCAGCATAACCGCTTCCTCGATACGATTGTCTCGTGCCGCTTTGGTGAAGACTTCGTGAGTGAGCGGGTTGAGCGGGTCGATTATATGGACGTGTCGCCAAAACAGGTGGTGAGTGTCTCGACATCGCTGATCCCCTTCCTCGAGCACGATGACGCCAACCGTGCGCTGATGGGTTCAAACATGCAGCGGCAGGCTGTGCCCTTGCTCCGCCCCGATGCCCCAATCGTCGGTACCGGGATGGAGTATCGTGCGGCTCGCGATAGCGGTCAGGTTATTGTGGCCCGGCGCGATGGTGTTGTCGTGAGCACAACCAGCGAACGGATTGTGATTGAGGAAGACGACGGAAATCAAACTGAGTATCGTCTGCGCAAGTTTATGCGCAGCAACCAGGACACCTGTATCAATCAGCGGCCAGCGGTTGTTCGTGGGCAACGGGTGAAGGCTGGTGATGTTATTGCCGATAGCTCGAGCACCGATCAGGGTGAGCTGGCTCTTGGTCAGAACGTTCTGGTCGCCTACATGCCCTGGGAAGGCGGTAACTTCGAGGACGCGATCCTGGTCAGTGAGCGGCTGGTTCGCGAAGACATCTTCACCTCGATCCATATCGAGAAGTATGAGGTTGAAGCCCGTGATACCAAGCTCGGCCCCGAAGAGATTACCCGCGATATTCCCAACGTTGGTCAGGAGAGTCTGCGTAATCTCGATGAACGCGGCATTATCTACATCGGCGCCGAAGTTCAACCCAACGATATTCTGGTCGGTAAAATCACCCCGAAGGGCGAAACCGATCTGACTGCTGAAGAGCGTCTGCTGCGCGCTATCTTTGGTGAGAAGGCCCGTGAAGTAAAAGATAGCTCGCTGCGCGTGCCAAACGGGGTGCGCGGTAAGGTGATTGACGTTAAGGTCTTCTCGCGGAGTGAAGGCGCCGAATTGCCGGTTGGCGTCAATCAGACGGTGCGCGTGCTCCTGTGTCAGAAGCGGAAGATTAGCGCCGGTGACAAGATGGCCGGTCGCCACGGCAACAAGGGTGTTGTGTCACGGGTATTGCCCATCGAGGATATGCCCTTCCTCCCCGACGGACGACCGGTAGACATTATTCTCAACCCGATCGGTGTGCCGTCACGTATGAATATCGGTCAGATCCTCGAAACGCACCTGGGTTGGGCCGCTGCTCGCCTCGGCTTCCGCGTAGCAACCCCTGTCTTCGATGGTGCCCACGAGGATCAGATCAAAGACCTGCTCGTGCAGGCCGGATTGCCCGCCGATGGTAAGGTGACACTCTACGACGGTCGGACTGGCGAGAGGTTCGATAACCCGGTGACGGTGGGCTATGCCTATATGCTCAAGCTCGCTCACCTGGTCGAAGACAAGATTCACGCCCGTTCAACCGGTCCCTACAGCCTGGTTACCCAGCAGCCGCTGGGTGGGAAGGCCCAATTCGGTGGTCAGCGCTTCGGCGAAATGGAGGTCTGGGCACTCGAAGCATACGGTGCAGCCTACACGTTGCAAGAGATGTTGACGGTGAAGTCCGACGATGTTGTCGGTCGGGTCAAGACCTACGAAGCCATTGTGAAGGGTGAACCAATCCAGGAGGCAGGTGTTCCCGAGAGCTTCAAGGTGCTGATTAAGGAATTGCAGAGCCTTGGCCTGAGCGTCGAAGTGTTGAGCGCCGACGAGAAGCCGGTTGAGCTGAGCGATGATCTCGACAGCGACATCGGTGCTCTCGAAGGAATTAACCTGAGTGGTATGGAACGCGGCGAGTTCTAG
- a CDS encoding sensor histidine kinase: MRPPRLFNLMLTAFALVIVLGISGMALAFWLVVGQSNPEQMRWMEAEAAARTQAAQLAAYYQRVGSWRGVERQLGPLPQGFGSIEGAVSLLDENGRVVAGRRRPMILRGNEAVLRIPIVVNNQQVGTLVISVIDTDEAFPVGNLNRRPLLLGMLSAGAGLMAVLLVLAAIFSRQISTPLRQISAAAHAIADGDHSSRVQTANVRELADLSASFNRMAEALQQADQQRRQLTADIAHELRTPLSIIKGRLEGIQDGVYEADAEQIEALLTEVALLERLINDLHLLALADAGQLPLYREVVSPQMLVNEAIRSFTPAANERNVRLSATIDDNLPDIEVDPQRIAQVLGNLIGNALRHTPAGGEVIVSAHRDESGIRFEVRDTGAGIDPADLPYIFDRFYKADRARSRSSGGAGLGLAIARRLVEAHGGQIWATSALQQGTTVSFRLPVSPTAPEPANQLSTGALLNNI; the protein is encoded by the coding sequence ATGCGCCCGCCTCGCCTCTTCAACCTGATGCTCACCGCCTTCGCCCTGGTCATCGTGCTCGGTATCAGCGGGATGGCACTTGCGTTCTGGCTGGTCGTGGGCCAGAGCAACCCCGAACAGATGCGCTGGATGGAGGCCGAGGCAGCCGCACGTACTCAGGCCGCTCAGCTTGCCGCCTACTATCAGCGTGTCGGTTCGTGGCGCGGGGTTGAACGTCAGTTGGGGCCACTTCCCCAGGGCTTCGGGAGTATTGAAGGAGCAGTATCTCTGCTCGACGAGAACGGGCGTGTCGTAGCCGGTCGCCGGCGTCCGATGATCTTGCGTGGTAACGAAGCTGTACTGCGTATACCGATTGTTGTCAATAATCAGCAAGTCGGCACTCTGGTAATCTCGGTGATAGATACCGATGAAGCTTTTCCGGTTGGCAACCTGAACCGCCGCCCGCTCTTGCTGGGTATGCTCAGTGCCGGAGCCGGACTGATGGCGGTCCTACTGGTGCTGGCAGCAATCTTCTCGCGTCAGATCAGCACCCCCTTGCGCCAGATCAGCGCAGCGGCCCACGCTATTGCTGACGGGGATCATAGCAGCCGGGTACAAACCGCCAATGTGCGCGAACTGGCCGATCTCTCTGCCAGCTTCAACCGTATGGCCGAGGCGTTGCAACAAGCCGATCAGCAACGTCGCCAGCTTACCGCCGATATTGCGCACGAATTGCGCACGCCACTCTCGATCATCAAAGGTCGTCTCGAAGGGATTCAAGATGGCGTGTACGAAGCTGACGCCGAACAGATTGAGGCACTCCTGACCGAGGTGGCCCTGCTTGAACGCCTCATCAACGATCTCCATCTGCTGGCCCTGGCCGATGCCGGTCAACTGCCTCTCTACCGCGAAGTCGTATCGCCGCAGATGCTGGTCAACGAAGCGATCCGCTCATTCACCCCCGCAGCCAACGAGCGCAATGTGCGGCTGAGCGCTACGATTGACGACAATCTCCCTGACATTGAAGTCGATCCCCAGCGTATCGCCCAGGTGCTGGGCAATCTCATCGGAAATGCGCTCCGCCACACCCCGGCGGGCGGAGAGGTGATCGTAAGCGCCCACCGTGATGAGAGCGGCATTCGTTTCGAGGTGCGTGATACCGGCGCCGGCATTGATCCTGCCGACTTACCGTACATCTTCGACCGCTTCTACAAGGCAGATCGGGCCCGCAGTCGGAGCAGCGGCGGTGCCGGTCTGGGGCTGGCAATTGCTCGCCGTCTGGTCGAAGCGCACGGCGGCCAGATTTGGGCAACCAGTGCATTACAGCAGGGTACAACGGTGAGTTTCCGGTTGCCGGTATCACCAACTGCACCTGAACCGGCGAACCAACTATCTACAGGAGCACTGCTCAACAACATTTGA
- a CDS encoding response regulator transcription factor yields MSRTILVVDDEPGIVKIARDYLERAGFQVISAGDGPTALRLARQEHPALMVLDLMLPGMDGLDVTRALRQDPLTARLPIIMLTARVEETDRLIGLELGADDYITKPFSPRELVARVRAVLRRSEGSTSPGKQIQIGGLVIDLECRSVRRDGETIELTATEFDLLAVLASAPGRPFTRAQLLDRVYNTEYTGFDRTIDAHIKNLRRKIEPDSNGPPRLILTVYGVGYKFAETYP; encoded by the coding sequence ATGTCTCGCACCATCCTTGTGGTAGATGATGAACCGGGCATTGTCAAAATTGCCCGCGACTACCTTGAACGGGCCGGTTTTCAGGTGATCAGTGCCGGCGATGGGCCGACAGCGTTACGGCTGGCGCGGCAGGAACATCCAGCCCTCATGGTACTCGATCTGATGCTACCCGGTATGGATGGACTTGACGTAACCCGTGCCCTGCGCCAGGACCCGCTTACTGCGCGCTTACCGATCATCATGCTGACTGCCCGCGTCGAGGAGACCGACCGTCTGATTGGCCTGGAACTGGGTGCCGACGACTACATCACCAAACCCTTCAGCCCCCGCGAACTGGTAGCGCGCGTGCGTGCCGTCTTGCGGCGCAGTGAAGGTTCAACCTCGCCAGGGAAGCAGATTCAGATCGGCGGATTGGTTATCGACCTCGAATGCCGTAGTGTCCGCCGAGATGGTGAAACGATTGAACTGACCGCGACCGAATTCGATCTCCTTGCCGTTTTAGCCAGTGCGCCGGGTCGCCCCTTCACCCGTGCTCAATTGCTCGACCGTGTTTACAACACCGAATATACCGGCTTCGACCGGACTATCGACGCCCATATCAAAAATCTCCGCCGTAAGATTGAACCCGACTCGAATGGGCCACCACGCCTGATCTTGACCGTCTACGGAGTTGGCTACAAGTTTGCCGAAACGTATCCATAA